A region from the Muribaculum gordoncarteri genome encodes:
- a CDS encoding RNA polymerase sigma factor: MSKDTPIDDPELVKRLRDSSTCRTAFGKVIARYSEPLYWQIRRMVEDHDDANDLLQNTFMKAWSSIENFRGEAKLSTWLYKIAINESITFLAKERKRMNISIDDEESHLVNLIEADTYIDGDQLALKLRKAIASLPEKQRLVFNMRYYDEMKYEQMSEILGTSVGALKASYHLAAKKIEQYFADND, from the coding sequence ATGAGCAAAGATACACCAATCGATGATCCTGAACTCGTGAAGCGTCTTCGCGACAGCTCTACTTGCCGAACCGCTTTCGGCAAGGTGATTGCCCGGTACAGTGAACCGCTGTATTGGCAGATTCGACGCATGGTCGAGGACCATGACGATGCCAATGATTTGCTGCAGAACACATTCATGAAAGCATGGAGTTCAATCGAAAACTTCAGGGGCGAAGCCAAGTTGTCGACATGGCTCTACAAGATTGCAATCAACGAGAGCATAACATTCCTTGCCAAGGAGCGTAAACGGATGAACATTTCAATCGACGACGAGGAGTCGCACCTTGTCAACCTCATAGAAGCCGACACCTACATCGACGGCGACCAGCTCGCGCTGAAACTGCGCAAGGCAATCGCCTCACTGCCCGAAAAGCAAAGGCTGGTGTTCAATATGCGCTACTACGATGAAATGAAATATGAGCAGATGTCGGAGATTTTAGGTACCTCGGTAGGTGCCCTGAAAGCATCCTATCATCTCGCTGCAAAAAAAATTGAGCAATATTTTGCCGATAATGATTAA
- the zupT gene encoding zinc transporter ZupT, with protein MDTVLTTQNILTALLLTLVAGLSTGIGSLMAFFTKTSNTKFLSGALGLSAGVMVYVSFMELMPESLEAMTDVYGDKPGTIYMLLSFFGGMGLIALIDFLIPEDENPHELHNVNTGGNRLKRTGIMLALAIGVHNFPEGIATFVSGLEGLDIALPIVIAIAIHNIPEGIAVSVPIYHATGSRRKALLYSFLSGLAEPVGAVFALIFLMPIWTPLVNSVCLAAVSGIMVFIAFDELLPSAEEYGHHHYAISGVILGMLVMGFGLLLF; from the coding sequence ATGGATACGGTATTGACCACGCAAAATATTTTGACGGCCTTGCTGCTCACTCTCGTGGCCGGACTTTCGACCGGTATAGGCAGCCTCATGGCATTTTTCACAAAGACCTCCAACACCAAATTCCTGTCGGGCGCATTGGGCCTTTCGGCGGGTGTGATGGTCTATGTTTCATTCATGGAGCTGATGCCCGAGTCGCTTGAGGCCATGACCGATGTCTACGGCGACAAGCCCGGCACAATCTACATGCTGCTGTCGTTTTTCGGGGGCATGGGACTTATAGCGTTGATTGACTTCCTGATTCCCGAGGATGAGAACCCTCACGAGCTTCATAATGTAAACACCGGCGGCAACCGGTTGAAACGCACTGGTATAATGCTTGCGCTCGCGATAGGAGTGCACAATTTCCCCGAAGGAATCGCCACATTCGTGTCGGGACTTGAGGGGCTCGACATCGCGCTGCCCATCGTCATAGCTATAGCCATCCATAATATCCCCGAGGGAATTGCCGTGTCGGTGCCTATATATCACGCTACGGGGAGCCGTCGCAAGGCTTTGCTCTACTCGTTTCTCTCGGGACTTGCCGAGCCTGTAGGTGCTGTTTTCGCGTTGATATTCCTGATGCCTATATGGACTCCGCTTGTCAACTCGGTGTGCCTTGCCGCCGTGTCGGGCATCATGGTGTTTATCGCCTTTGACGAGCTGCTGCCCAGTGCCGAGGAGTATGGACACCATCATTATGCCATATCGGGTGTGATACTGGGCATGCTCGTAATGGGGTTCGGACTATTGCTGTTTTGA
- a CDS encoding mechanosensitive ion channel family protein, translated as MSYLLANTEPSTTQSISESTLNALNIDTNGSHFIASLAMKISDWILSPLGLQHSTSAVTWAYAIVVFAIAFIVGYIAKWIIIGAVRHFGNHTQSDLYKYLRQENFFLKLCRMIPAIVFLILIQFTLVYTRSTLANLLTKLTLLYVIYVTAIALSALVGAIWAHFNASRNKRHLPLRGLVQLVRGIICIVAVIIAVAVLVDKSPASLLAGLGAFAAVLMLIFKDSILGLVAGVQLSENDSLHVGDWIKVNGTDANGTVTEVTLTSVKVENWDKTTTMLPPYSLISGSFTNYRSMQVSNTRRIQRSYMIDADSVLPLTPEMLDEFRKIPFMDDFITRKLAQKAAGKVEDVNNSEGLPDGTIDTNLGLFRAYMKMWLDNNKFVDSNSTCFVSTLQQTGGGIPFQIYCFTSTSAWLPYEAMQDTIFEHLAAMLSRFRLYCFEQPSGRDTVIDGFLSPGGKVERVFGMPYPFFNRDASSPVGPENWPVEPKLQSQPSAPSQPASGSGSKQQ; from the coding sequence ATGTCGTATCTTTTAGCCAACACCGAGCCATCGACCACGCAAAGCATATCGGAGAGCACTCTCAATGCACTGAACATCGACACCAATGGAAGCCACTTCATTGCATCACTGGCAATGAAAATATCCGACTGGATTCTCAGCCCCCTGGGACTTCAACACAGCACTTCAGCCGTAACATGGGCCTATGCCATTGTCGTGTTTGCAATCGCCTTTATCGTAGGCTACATCGCAAAATGGATAATAATAGGAGCAGTAAGGCATTTCGGGAACCACACTCAAAGCGATCTCTATAAATATCTGCGACAGGAGAACTTCTTCCTGAAGCTTTGTCGCATGATTCCGGCGATAGTATTTTTGATTCTGATTCAGTTCACTCTTGTATACACACGCTCCACACTCGCCAACTTACTCACAAAACTTACATTATTATATGTAATATACGTAACGGCGATAGCCTTGTCGGCACTTGTGGGTGCGATATGGGCACACTTCAATGCGAGTCGCAACAAAAGGCATCTGCCATTGCGAGGTCTCGTACAGCTCGTGCGCGGAATCATCTGCATAGTGGCTGTAATTATAGCGGTGGCCGTGCTCGTCGACAAGTCGCCCGCCTCACTGCTTGCCGGCCTCGGCGCATTTGCAGCCGTGCTGATGTTGATTTTCAAGGACAGCATACTCGGTCTTGTGGCCGGCGTGCAGCTTTCGGAAAACGACAGCCTTCATGTGGGCGACTGGATAAAAGTAAACGGCACCGACGCCAACGGAACCGTGACCGAAGTGACGCTGACCTCGGTAAAGGTGGAAAACTGGGACAAGACCACGACCATGCTGCCGCCCTACAGCCTCATCAGCGGAAGCTTCACCAACTACCGCAGCATGCAGGTGAGCAACACACGACGCATACAGCGGTCCTACATGATCGACGCCGACAGCGTGCTGCCGCTGACTCCCGAAATGCTCGACGAATTCCGCAAGATACCCTTCATGGACGACTTCATAACGCGCAAACTCGCCCAGAAGGCTGCCGGAAAGGTGGAGGATGTGAACAACTCCGAGGGACTTCCCGACGGAACAATCGACACCAACCTCGGCTTGTTCCGCGCCTACATGAAAATGTGGCTCGACAACAACAAGTTTGTCGATAGCAACAGCACCTGCTTCGTGTCGACACTTCAGCAGACAGGAGGCGGCATCCCGTTCCAGATCTACTGTTTCACAAGCACTTCGGCATGGTTGCCCTACGAAGCCATGCAGGACACCATATTCGAGCACCTCGCAGCCATGCTGTCACGATTCAGACTCTACTGCTTCGAGCAGCCTTCGGGCCGCGACACCGTCATCGACGGCTTCCTCAGCCCCGGCGGAAAAGTCGAGAGAGTGTTCGGAATGCCCTACCCCTTCTTCAACAGGGACGCATCATCGCCCGTCGGCCCCGAGAATTGGCCGGTGGAACCGAAACTGCAGTCACAGCCGTCGGCTCCGTCACAACCCGCCTCAGGCTCGGGTTCAAAACAGCAATAG
- a CDS encoding TonB-dependent receptor has translation MRIKGCTSSMFFFVTLLAGVSALSASAHNVAVEEPDTILSLDEVSVTAIKQSADMRRLPVASTVVGASEVERLNIVTMKDVSEVAPNFYIPDYGSRMTSSIYVRGIGARIDQPVVGLNVDNVPFMNKDNYDFDLVDIERIEILRGPQSTLYGRNTMGGLINIYTLSPMRYQGLRVMGEYGSYNSVKAAVSYYTKLNSRLGMSWAGYFTHTDGHFTNMNNGKKCDHENQGSLRWKTVWNPMANLSVENTLGVQISRQGGYPYEFVETGEINYNDTCFYKRTGITDGLTARWTLDNVVLSSITSFQYIDDNMTLDQDFLPDSYFTLTQKRKEWALTQDFIGRGAIGDYSWLGGLFAFYKHTDMNAPVTFRETGIKELIVDHRNDANPYYPIQWNEDSFVLGSDFLNSVYGVALYHQSAYVLGAWNVALGMRLDLEHNRLRYNSRCNTSYTIYDITKDEPEVYRVDPVNIDDGGRLSKTFLQFLPKLTLTYNFDAGNIYGSVARGYKAGGFNTQMFSDVLQQRIMGLMGLSEKYDVNEIISYKPETSWNYEIGAHFSSTDRRFTADMALFYIDCRDQQLTVFPDGVTTGRIMTNAGRTRSFGAELSMSFRPADRWLLNASYGYTNAKFSKFNNGIADYSGNYIPYAPHNTVFAGVNYTQPVKSKLLDAIALNVNARGVGEIVWDEANKVRQPFYALLGASVRFEKNDFSLTFWGENITGTQYDTFYFVSIGNTFLQRGKPRHIGATLRLQF, from the coding sequence GTGAGAATAAAGGGTTGTACATCATCAATGTTTTTCTTTGTCACGCTGCTTGCCGGCGTGAGCGCATTGTCGGCTTCGGCGCATAACGTTGCGGTTGAGGAGCCCGACACCATATTGTCGCTTGACGAGGTATCGGTTACGGCCATAAAGCAGTCGGCCGATATGCGTCGTCTGCCCGTGGCCTCGACTGTCGTGGGCGCCTCAGAGGTCGAGCGGCTAAATATTGTGACGATGAAGGATGTGAGCGAGGTAGCGCCGAATTTCTATATTCCCGACTACGGCTCGCGCATGACATCGTCGATATATGTGCGTGGCATAGGTGCGCGCATCGATCAGCCCGTGGTGGGATTGAATGTCGATAATGTGCCGTTCATGAACAAGGACAACTATGACTTCGACCTTGTCGATATAGAGCGCATCGAAATTCTGAGAGGACCACAGAGTACGCTTTACGGACGAAATACCATGGGCGGACTCATTAATATATATACATTGTCGCCGATGCGATATCAGGGATTGCGTGTGATGGGTGAATACGGATCCTACAACAGCGTGAAGGCTGCGGTGTCATATTATACAAAGTTAAACTCCCGCCTCGGAATGTCATGGGCCGGATACTTCACCCACACCGACGGGCATTTCACCAACATGAACAATGGCAAAAAGTGTGACCACGAAAATCAGGGCAGTCTGCGATGGAAAACAGTGTGGAACCCGATGGCCAACCTGAGCGTGGAGAACACTCTCGGAGTACAGATTTCGCGACAGGGAGGATACCCCTACGAGTTTGTCGAAACCGGCGAGATAAACTATAACGACACCTGCTTCTACAAGCGCACGGGAATAACCGACGGACTCACTGCGCGTTGGACGCTTGACAACGTGGTGCTGTCGAGCATCACCAGTTTCCAGTATATCGACGACAACATGACCCTTGACCAGGATTTCCTTCCCGACTCCTACTTCACGTTGACTCAGAAGCGCAAGGAGTGGGCGTTGACGCAGGACTTCATAGGCCGTGGTGCAATAGGCGACTACAGTTGGCTCGGAGGCTTGTTTGCCTTTTACAAGCACACCGACATGAATGCTCCCGTTACATTCCGTGAAACAGGTATAAAGGAGCTTATCGTGGACCATCGTAACGATGCCAATCCTTACTATCCGATTCAGTGGAATGAAGACTCGTTTGTTCTCGGCAGCGACTTCCTGAACAGTGTCTACGGAGTGGCATTGTACCATCAGAGCGCCTATGTCCTCGGGGCGTGGAATGTAGCATTGGGAATGCGCCTCGACCTTGAACACAACCGGTTGCGTTACAACAGTCGATGCAATACGAGCTACACAATATATGACATAACCAAGGATGAACCCGAGGTGTATCGCGTCGATCCCGTAAACATCGATGACGGCGGTAGGCTTTCCAAGACTTTCCTCCAATTTCTGCCTAAGCTGACGCTAACCTATAATTTTGATGCCGGAAACATATATGGCTCGGTGGCTCGGGGATACAAGGCCGGAGGATTCAACACCCAGATGTTCAGCGATGTGCTTCAGCAGCGCATAATGGGGCTGATGGGACTGAGCGAGAAATATGATGTGAACGAGATTATATCCTACAAGCCCGAAACGAGCTGGAACTACGAGATAGGCGCTCACTTCTCGTCGACCGACCGACGGTTTACGGCCGACATGGCGCTCTTCTACATCGACTGTCGCGACCAGCAGCTCACGGTGTTTCCCGACGGAGTGACTACGGGCCGAATCATGACCAATGCTGGCCGCACCCGTAGCTTCGGAGCCGAGCTGTCGATGAGCTTCCGTCCGGCCGACCGATGGTTGCTAAATGCAAGTTACGGATACACAAATGCCAAATTCAGTAAATTTAACAATGGCATAGCCGATTACTCGGGCAACTATATACCCTACGCTCCGCACAACACCGTGTTTGCCGGAGTCAACTACACACAGCCGGTTAAGTCGAAGCTGCTCGATGCTATTGCGCTGAATGTCAACGCGCGAGGCGTGGGTGAAATCGTGTGGGACGAAGCCAACAAAGTGCGCCAGCCCTTCTACGCGCTGCTCGGAGCATCGGTGCGATTTGAAAAAAATGATTTTTCACTTACTTTTTGGGGTGAAAACATCACCGGTACACAATATGACACGTTTTATTTCGTTTCTATAGGGAACACATTCCTGCAGAGGGGTAAACCGCGACATATAGGAGCCACCCTCCGATTACAATTCTAA
- a CDS encoding NADH-quinone oxidoreductase subunit A: MVSVIFGIQNSTLAVVAALTGVALVALALVTAGLISPKSYNAQKGEAYECGIPTRGVSMAQFKVGYYLYAILFLMFDVETVFLYLWAVRMRELGVEGLLCIALFFGILVLGLVYAWRKGALEWK, translated from the coding sequence ATGGTATCAGTAATTTTTGGTATTCAGAATTCGACTCTTGCCGTAGTTGCCGCCCTCACCGGTGTGGCACTTGTGGCATTGGCATTGGTGACTGCCGGATTAATATCGCCGAAGTCCTACAATGCACAGAAAGGTGAAGCGTATGAGTGCGGTATCCCCACACGAGGTGTGAGCATGGCCCAGTTCAAGGTCGGCTACTATCTCTATGCAATCCTGTTTCTTATGTTTGATGTGGAAACGGTGTTTCTGTATCTCTGGGCAGTGCGTATGCGCGAGCTCGGTGTTGAAGGATTGCTTTGTATCGCCTTGTTTTTTGGAATTTTAGTGCTGGGCCTCGTTTATGCCTGGCGGAAAGGAGCATTGGAATGGAAGTAA
- a CDS encoding NADH-quinone oxidoreductase subunit B → MEVTTKGMPYSEWKDNEYIEKLVKELKDNGTNVVVGTLDNIINWGRSNSIWPLTFATSCCGIEFIALGAARYDMARFGWEVARASPRQADFMMVAGTIVHRMAPVVRRLYDQLAEPKYVIACGGCAISGGPFKNSYHVVKGVEEIIPVDVYVPGCPPRPEAMIYGIMQLSRKIKVEKFFGGVNRQEKQRDFLESHPIDDAQ, encoded by the coding sequence ATGGAAGTAACTACAAAAGGCATGCCCTATTCCGAATGGAAGGACAATGAATATATCGAAAAACTCGTCAAGGAGCTCAAGGACAACGGTACCAACGTTGTTGTAGGCACGCTTGACAACATAATCAACTGGGGGCGTTCCAATTCTATCTGGCCGCTCACTTTCGCCACCAGTTGTTGCGGTATCGAGTTTATCGCACTTGGAGCGGCGCGTTATGACATGGCGCGCTTTGGCTGGGAAGTGGCACGTGCCTCACCACGTCAGGCCGACTTCATGATGGTAGCCGGAACGATCGTTCACCGCATGGCTCCGGTGGTGCGTCGTCTTTACGATCAGCTCGCCGAGCCCAAGTATGTGATTGCCTGCGGTGGATGCGCAATATCGGGCGGTCCGTTCAAGAACTCCTATCACGTAGTGAAGGGTGTCGAGGAGATAATCCCCGTCGATGTCTACGTGCCCGGATGTCCGCCTCGTCCCGAAGCAATGATTTACGGTATAATGCAGCTCTCACGCAAAATTAAGGTAGAGAAGTTCTTCGGTGGAGTGAACCGTCAGGAAAAGCAACGCGATTTCCTTGAAAGCCATCCCATCGACGATGCGCAGTAA
- a CDS encoding NADH-quinone oxidoreductase subunit D-related protein yields the protein MANIQEKIAKLFPEATFEEGECLLVNIPDAKWHALAKTLKEDSELSYDYLVAIVGVDWTETLGCMYYLTSTKYNTHISVRVSTADREKPMLHSITDLWAVANLYEREVYDYFGIIFINHPDMRRLFLRNDWVGYPLRKDYDASPEVNPVRLDHEEVEDTSVTYVEEADGTIVKKDVTIFAPEDFVVNIGPQHPATHGVLRFRTAVDGETIKKIDLYLGYIHRGIEKLCEGLGYPQTLHFTDRLDYLSAQQNRHCLCLCIEKALGIEVPRRAQVIRVMMDELMRISSHLLFIGTFCMDLGATTMLFYAMRERERVLDIFERTCGARMTFNYNCIGGIMDDLDAGFVDDVKALIEIMPKCLKEYDTIFTGNVIAHNRMDGVGVLSREDAISYSVTGPAGRASGWACDVRKTTPYGIYSELDFEEVVLHEGDSMARFKARIEEIRQSIRILEQLVDKIPEGEICAKVPKIVKLPAGHWFQQVEASRGAFGVYIESTGGTSPMRLKFNSPCFNLAGVVDHITRGGKIADLITIGGTLDYVVPDIDR from the coding sequence ATGGCAAACATTCAGGAAAAAATAGCCAAACTGTTCCCCGAAGCAACATTTGAGGAGGGCGAATGTCTGTTGGTGAATATTCCCGATGCCAAATGGCATGCTCTTGCTAAGACTTTGAAGGAGGATTCCGAGCTTAGCTACGACTATCTTGTGGCTATAGTAGGTGTCGACTGGACCGAAACACTCGGTTGCATGTACTACCTCACTTCAACCAAATACAACACCCACATATCGGTGCGCGTGTCAACTGCCGACCGTGAGAAGCCCATGCTTCACAGCATAACCGACCTTTGGGCCGTGGCCAATCTCTATGAGCGTGAAGTTTATGATTACTTCGGCATAATCTTCATCAATCACCCCGATATGCGCCGACTGTTCCTGCGCAATGACTGGGTAGGTTACCCCTTGCGCAAGGACTACGATGCGAGTCCCGAGGTGAATCCCGTGCGTCTTGACCATGAAGAGGTCGAGGATACTTCGGTTACCTACGTTGAGGAAGCCGACGGAACTATCGTGAAGAAGGATGTAACCATCTTCGCACCCGAGGACTTCGTTGTCAACATCGGTCCGCAGCACCCCGCAACCCACGGCGTATTGCGATTCCGCACAGCCGTCGACGGTGAAACCATCAAGAAAATCGACCTTTACCTCGGTTATATCCACCGCGGTATCGAGAAACTTTGTGAGGGACTCGGCTATCCCCAGACCTTGCATTTCACCGACCGTCTTGACTACCTCTCGGCTCAGCAGAACCGTCATTGCCTGTGCCTGTGTATAGAGAAGGCTCTCGGAATTGAGGTGCCCCGTCGCGCTCAGGTGATACGCGTCATGATGGACGAGCTTATGCGTATATCATCGCACCTGCTGTTCATCGGCACATTCTGTATGGACCTCGGAGCCACTACAATGCTCTTCTATGCAATGCGTGAGCGTGAACGCGTGCTCGACATATTTGAACGTACTTGCGGAGCCCGCATGACATTCAACTACAACTGTATCGGCGGTATAATGGACGACCTCGATGCCGGATTTGTTGACGATGTCAAGGCTCTTATCGAAATAATGCCCAAGTGCCTCAAGGAGTATGACACCATATTCACCGGCAATGTAATCGCACACAACCGTATGGACGGGGTAGGCGTGCTGTCGCGCGAGGATGCCATATCCTATTCGGTTACCGGTCCTGCCGGCCGTGCTTCGGGTTGGGCCTGCGATGTGCGCAAGACCACTCCCTACGGCATATATTCCGAACTTGACTTCGAGGAGGTTGTGCTCCACGAGGGTGACTCGATGGCTCGCTTCAAGGCTCGTATTGAGGAGATCCGTCAGTCGATTCGCATCCTTGAGCAGCTTGTTGACAAAATCCCCGAAGGCGAAATATGTGCAAAGGTTCCCAAGATTGTCAAGTTGCCTGCCGGACACTGGTTCCAGCAGGTGGAGGCAAGTCGTGGCGCATTCGGGGTCTACATCGAGAGCACCGGCGGCACCAGCCCCATGCGCCTGAAGTTCAATTCGCCCTGCTTCAACCTTGCAGGTGTCGTTGACCACATAACCCGTGGCGGAAAGATTGCCGACCTTATCACCATTGGCGGTACGCTCGACTA